A window of the Buteo buteo chromosome 8, bButBut1.hap1.1, whole genome shotgun sequence genome harbors these coding sequences:
- the TBC1D23 gene encoding TBC1 domain family member 23 isoform X3, whose product MAEGEEVLPPSSSWEKDLADALEEGGCDLETVRNIIQGRQLPADLRAKVWKIALNVVGKGDSLASWDGSLDLPEQSIIHKDCQELIDQLSVPEEEKSVLLLDIESVITFYCKSRNVKYSSCLGWIHLLKPLVHLRLPRSDLYNCFYAIMNKFIPRDCFMKGRPFHLFRLLLQYHEPELCSFLDTKKMTPDSYALNWLGSLFSYYCSAEVTQAIWDGYLQQADPFFIYFLMLIILVNAKDVILAQESDKEEMIKFLETSPANLDLEDIEDLFSLAQYYCSKTPASFRKDNHSLFGSSLLGLKDDDTDLSQALCLAISVSEILQANQQQGEGVRFFVVDCRPAEQYNAGHLSTAFHLDSDLMLQNPSEFAQSVKSLLEAQKQSIESGSVAGGEHLCFMGSGREEEDMYMNMVLAHFLQKNKEYVSIAKGGFMALQQHLADINVEGPENGYGHWIASTSGSRSSINSSVDGDSPNGSSDGKGVKSLVNKMTVALKTKSVNVKEKVISFIENTSTPVDRHVSSSDRVGKPYRGVKPVFSIGDEEEYDTDEIDSSSMSDDDRKEVVNIQTWINKPDVKYNFPCNEVKENGHMFPSHLLVTATHMYCLREIPSRKGLAYIQSRQALNSVVKITSKKKHPELITFKYGNSNTSGIEILAVERYLIPNAGDATKAIKQQIMKVLDALES is encoded by the exons GGAAAAAGATCTTGCAGACGCTTTAGAagaaggaggctgtgatcttGAAACTGTGAGAAACATCATTCAAGGAAGGCAATTGCCTGCTGATCTGAGGGCCAAAGTCTGGAAG attgcACTTAATGTTGTAGGAAAGGGGGACAGCCTAGCATCCTGGGATGGCTCTTTAGACCTACCTGAACAGAGTATAATTCATAAGGATTGCCAAGAGCTAATTG ACCAGTTGTCAGTGCCAGAAGAGGAGAAGTCGGTATTACTTTTGGATATTGAGTCTGTTATTACTTTTTATTGCAAATCACGCAATGTTAAATACAGTTCTTGCCTCGGCTGGATACATCTACTTAAACCTCTGGTGCACCTTCGTTTGCCACGCAGTGATTTGTACAACTGCTTTTATGCTATCATGAATAAATTCATTCCAAG GGATTGTTTTATGAAGGGAAGACCGTTTCATCTATTTAGACTGCTTCTTCAGTACCATGAGCCTGAACTCTGCTCTTTTCTTGATACTAAGAAGATGACTCCAGACTCATATGCACTCAACTGG CTTGGAAGCCTCTTCTCATATTACTGTTCAGCTGAAGTCACTCAGGCAATATGGGATGGATATCTACAACAAGCAGATCcattctttatttatttcttaatgttaATCATCCTTGTCAATGCAAA AGACGTTATCTTAGCACAAGAATCagataaagaagaaatgatAA AATTCTTAGAAACTTCACCAGCCAATCTTGATTTAGAGGATATAGAAGATCTCTTCTCTTTGGCACAATATTACTGTAGCAAAACTCCAGCTTCTTTCAGGAAG GACAACCACAGTCTTTTTGGCAGCAGCTTGCTGGGCCTCAAAGATGATGACACAGACTTGAGCCAGGCTCTCTGTCTAGCAATTTCTGTGTCTGAGATTCTTCAAGCAAATCAGCAACAAGGA gaaggaGTAAGGTTCTTTGTAGTGGATTGTCGTCCTGCAGAGCAATACAATGCTGGGCATTTATCAACAGCATTTCATTTAGACTCAGATTTG ATGCTTCAAAACCCATCAGAATTTGCACAGTCTGTAAAATCCCTATTGGAAGCACAAAAACAATCTATTGAGTCTGGCTCCGTAGCTGGTGGGGAACATCTCTGCTTCATGGGAAGtggcagggaagaagaagaTATGTATATGAACATGGTGCTAGCACACTTCTTACAG aaaaataaggaGTATGTAAGCATTGCCAAAGGAGGATTTATGG CCCTTCAGCAGCACTTAGCAGATATCAATGTGGAAGGACCGGAAAATGGATATGGCCACTGGATTGCTAGTACCTCAGGCTCAAGAAGTAGCATAAACTCGTCTGTTGAT GGTGATTCTCCTAATGGTTCAAGTGATGGAAAAGGAGTAAAATCCCTGGTGAATAAAATGACAGTTGCTTTGAAGACTAAATCTGtgaatgtgaaagaaaaagttattaGTTTTATTGAAAATACATCTACTCCAGTGGACAG ACATGTCAGCAGCAGTGACAGAGTAGGAAAACCCTACCGTGGTGTGAAACCAGTATTCAGCATCGGAGATGAAGAAGAATATGATACCG ATGAAATTGATAGCTCCTCAATGTCAGATGATGATCGAAAAGAGGTCGTCAACATCCAAACATGGATAAATAAACCTGATGTGAAGTATAACTTCCCCTGtaatgaagtaaaagaaaatggacaTATGTTTCCCAG tCATCTCCTAGTAACAGCAACTCATATGTACTGTTTGAGAGAGATTCCATCGCGAAAGGGACTGGCTTACATACAGTCTCGACAGGCACTCAATTCTGTAGTCAAAATCACATCCAAGAAGAAACATCCAGAACTGATCACCTTTAAATATGGAAATAGCAATACTTCAGGCATAGAAATTTTGGCAGTTGAAAG gtatttgaTTCCAAATGCAGGTGATGCTACCAAAGCCATAAAACAACAGATCATGAAAGTATTGGATGCCTTGGAGAGTTAA
- the TBC1D23 gene encoding TBC1 domain family member 23 isoform X2, whose protein sequence is MAEGEEVLPPSSSCMEPLKQSAEAIREIVKEKDLADALEEGGCDLETVRNIIQGRQLPADLRAKVWKIALNVVGKGDSLASWDGSLDLPEQSIIHKDCQELIDQLSVPEEEKSVLLLDIESVITFYCKSRNVKYSSCLGWIHLLKPLVHLRLPRSDLYNCFYAIMNKFIPRDCFMKGRPFHLFRLLLQYHEPELCSFLDTKKMTPDSYALNWLGSLFSYYCSAEVTQAIWDGYLQQADPFFIYFLMLIILVNAKDVILAQESDKEEMIKFLETSPANLDLEDIEDLFSLAQYYCSKTPASFRKDNHSLFGSSLLGLKDDDTDLSQALCLAISVSEILQANQQQGEGVRFFVVDCRPAEQYNAGHLSTAFHLDSDLMLQNPSEFAQSVKSLLEAQKQSIESGSVAGGEHLCFMGSGREEEDMYMNMVLAHFLQKNKEYVSIAKGGFMALQQHLADINVEGPENGYGHWIASTSGSRSSINSSVDGDSPNGSSDGKGVKSLVNKMTVALKTKSVNVKEKVISFIENTSTPVDRHVSSSDRVGKPYRGVKPVFSIGDEEEYDTDEIDSSSMSDDDRKEVVNIQTWINKPDVKYNFPCNEVKENGHMFPSHLLVTATHMYCLREIPSRKGLAYIQSRQALNSVVKITSKKKHPELITFKYGNSNTSGIEILAVERYLIPNAGDATKAIKQQIMKVLDALES, encoded by the exons CATGGAACCGTTGAAACAGTCTGCAGAAGCTATCAGAGAGATTGTAAA GGAAAAAGATCTTGCAGACGCTTTAGAagaaggaggctgtgatcttGAAACTGTGAGAAACATCATTCAAGGAAGGCAATTGCCTGCTGATCTGAGGGCCAAAGTCTGGAAG attgcACTTAATGTTGTAGGAAAGGGGGACAGCCTAGCATCCTGGGATGGCTCTTTAGACCTACCTGAACAGAGTATAATTCATAAGGATTGCCAAGAGCTAATTG ACCAGTTGTCAGTGCCAGAAGAGGAGAAGTCGGTATTACTTTTGGATATTGAGTCTGTTATTACTTTTTATTGCAAATCACGCAATGTTAAATACAGTTCTTGCCTCGGCTGGATACATCTACTTAAACCTCTGGTGCACCTTCGTTTGCCACGCAGTGATTTGTACAACTGCTTTTATGCTATCATGAATAAATTCATTCCAAG GGATTGTTTTATGAAGGGAAGACCGTTTCATCTATTTAGACTGCTTCTTCAGTACCATGAGCCTGAACTCTGCTCTTTTCTTGATACTAAGAAGATGACTCCAGACTCATATGCACTCAACTGG CTTGGAAGCCTCTTCTCATATTACTGTTCAGCTGAAGTCACTCAGGCAATATGGGATGGATATCTACAACAAGCAGATCcattctttatttatttcttaatgttaATCATCCTTGTCAATGCAAA AGACGTTATCTTAGCACAAGAATCagataaagaagaaatgatAA AATTCTTAGAAACTTCACCAGCCAATCTTGATTTAGAGGATATAGAAGATCTCTTCTCTTTGGCACAATATTACTGTAGCAAAACTCCAGCTTCTTTCAGGAAG GACAACCACAGTCTTTTTGGCAGCAGCTTGCTGGGCCTCAAAGATGATGACACAGACTTGAGCCAGGCTCTCTGTCTAGCAATTTCTGTGTCTGAGATTCTTCAAGCAAATCAGCAACAAGGA gaaggaGTAAGGTTCTTTGTAGTGGATTGTCGTCCTGCAGAGCAATACAATGCTGGGCATTTATCAACAGCATTTCATTTAGACTCAGATTTG ATGCTTCAAAACCCATCAGAATTTGCACAGTCTGTAAAATCCCTATTGGAAGCACAAAAACAATCTATTGAGTCTGGCTCCGTAGCTGGTGGGGAACATCTCTGCTTCATGGGAAGtggcagggaagaagaagaTATGTATATGAACATGGTGCTAGCACACTTCTTACAG aaaaataaggaGTATGTAAGCATTGCCAAAGGAGGATTTATGG CCCTTCAGCAGCACTTAGCAGATATCAATGTGGAAGGACCGGAAAATGGATATGGCCACTGGATTGCTAGTACCTCAGGCTCAAGAAGTAGCATAAACTCGTCTGTTGAT GGTGATTCTCCTAATGGTTCAAGTGATGGAAAAGGAGTAAAATCCCTGGTGAATAAAATGACAGTTGCTTTGAAGACTAAATCTGtgaatgtgaaagaaaaagttattaGTTTTATTGAAAATACATCTACTCCAGTGGACAG ACATGTCAGCAGCAGTGACAGAGTAGGAAAACCCTACCGTGGTGTGAAACCAGTATTCAGCATCGGAGATGAAGAAGAATATGATACCG ATGAAATTGATAGCTCCTCAATGTCAGATGATGATCGAAAAGAGGTCGTCAACATCCAAACATGGATAAATAAACCTGATGTGAAGTATAACTTCCCCTGtaatgaagtaaaagaaaatggacaTATGTTTCCCAG tCATCTCCTAGTAACAGCAACTCATATGTACTGTTTGAGAGAGATTCCATCGCGAAAGGGACTGGCTTACATACAGTCTCGACAGGCACTCAATTCTGTAGTCAAAATCACATCCAAGAAGAAACATCCAGAACTGATCACCTTTAAATATGGAAATAGCAATACTTCAGGCATAGAAATTTTGGCAGTTGAAAG gtatttgaTTCCAAATGCAGGTGATGCTACCAAAGCCATAAAACAACAGATCATGAAAGTATTGGATGCCTTGGAGAGTTAA
- the TBC1D23 gene encoding TBC1 domain family member 23 isoform X4, with product MAEGEEVLPPSSSCMEPLKQSAEAIREIVKEKDLADALEEGGCDLETVRNIIQGRQLPADLRAKVWKIALNVVGKGDSLASWDGSLDLPEQSIIHKDCQELIDQLSVPEEEKSVLLLDIESVITFYCKSRNVKYSSCLGWIHLLKPLVHLRLPRSDLYNCFYAIMNKFIPRDCFMKGRPFHLFRLLLQYHEPELCSFLDTKKMTPDSYALNWLGSLFSYYCSAEVTQAIWDGYLQQADPFFIYFLMLIILVNAKDVILAQESDKEEMIKFLETSPANLDLEDIEDLFSLAQYYCSKTPASFRKDNHSLFGSSLLGLKDDDTDLSQALCLAISVSEILQANQQQGEGVRFFVVDCRPAEQYNAGHLSTAFHLDSDLMLQNPSEFAQSVKSLLEAQKQSIESGSVAGGEHLCFMGSGREEEDMYMNMVLAHFLQKNKEYVSIAKGGFMALQQHLADINVEGPENGYGHWIASTSGSRSSINSSVDGDSPNGSSDGKGVKSLVNKMTVALKTKSVNVKEKVISFIENTSTPVDRIPFNIPWPDRASLERHVSSSDRVGKPYRGVKPVFSIGDEEEYDTDEIDSSSMSDDDRKEVVNIQTWINKPDVKYNFPCNEVKENGHMFPSHLLVTATHMYCLREIPSRKGLAYIQSRQALNSVVKITSKKKHPELITFKYGNSNTSGIEILAVERYLIPNAGDATKAIKQQIMKVLDALES from the exons CATGGAACCGTTGAAACAGTCTGCAGAAGCTATCAGAGAGATTGTAAA GGAAAAAGATCTTGCAGACGCTTTAGAagaaggaggctgtgatcttGAAACTGTGAGAAACATCATTCAAGGAAGGCAATTGCCTGCTGATCTGAGGGCCAAAGTCTGGAAG attgcACTTAATGTTGTAGGAAAGGGGGACAGCCTAGCATCCTGGGATGGCTCTTTAGACCTACCTGAACAGAGTATAATTCATAAGGATTGCCAAGAGCTAATTG ACCAGTTGTCAGTGCCAGAAGAGGAGAAGTCGGTATTACTTTTGGATATTGAGTCTGTTATTACTTTTTATTGCAAATCACGCAATGTTAAATACAGTTCTTGCCTCGGCTGGATACATCTACTTAAACCTCTGGTGCACCTTCGTTTGCCACGCAGTGATTTGTACAACTGCTTTTATGCTATCATGAATAAATTCATTCCAAG GGATTGTTTTATGAAGGGAAGACCGTTTCATCTATTTAGACTGCTTCTTCAGTACCATGAGCCTGAACTCTGCTCTTTTCTTGATACTAAGAAGATGACTCCAGACTCATATGCACTCAACTGG CTTGGAAGCCTCTTCTCATATTACTGTTCAGCTGAAGTCACTCAGGCAATATGGGATGGATATCTACAACAAGCAGATCcattctttatttatttcttaatgttaATCATCCTTGTCAATGCAAA AGACGTTATCTTAGCACAAGAATCagataaagaagaaatgatAA AATTCTTAGAAACTTCACCAGCCAATCTTGATTTAGAGGATATAGAAGATCTCTTCTCTTTGGCACAATATTACTGTAGCAAAACTCCAGCTTCTTTCAGGAAG GACAACCACAGTCTTTTTGGCAGCAGCTTGCTGGGCCTCAAAGATGATGACACAGACTTGAGCCAGGCTCTCTGTCTAGCAATTTCTGTGTCTGAGATTCTTCAAGCAAATCAGCAACAAGGA gaaggaGTAAGGTTCTTTGTAGTGGATTGTCGTCCTGCAGAGCAATACAATGCTGGGCATTTATCAACAGCATTTCATTTAGACTCAGATTTG ATGCTTCAAAACCCATCAGAATTTGCACAGTCTGTAAAATCCCTATTGGAAGCACAAAAACAATCTATTGAGTCTGGCTCCGTAGCTGGTGGGGAACATCTCTGCTTCATGGGAAGtggcagggaagaagaagaTATGTATATGAACATGGTGCTAGCACACTTCTTACAG aaaaataaggaGTATGTAAGCATTGCCAAAGGAGGATTTATGG CCCTTCAGCAGCACTTAGCAGATATCAATGTGGAAGGACCGGAAAATGGATATGGCCACTGGATTGCTAGTACCTCAGGCTCAAGAAGTAGCATAAACTCGTCTGTTGAT GGTGATTCTCCTAATGGTTCAAGTGATGGAAAAGGAGTAAAATCCCTGGTGAATAAAATGACAGTTGCTTTGAAGACTAAATCTGtgaatgtgaaagaaaaagttattaGTTTTATTGAAAATACATCTACTCCAGTGGACAG AATACCTTTCAATATTCCCTGGCCAGACAGAGCAAGCCTGGAGCG ACATGTCAGCAGCAGTGACAGAGTAGGAAAACCCTACCGTGGTGTGAAACCAGTATTCAGCATCGGAGATGAAGAAGAATATGATACCG ATGAAATTGATAGCTCCTCAATGTCAGATGATGATCGAAAAGAGGTCGTCAACATCCAAACATGGATAAATAAACCTGATGTGAAGTATAACTTCCCCTGtaatgaagtaaaagaaaatggacaTATGTTTCCCAG tCATCTCCTAGTAACAGCAACTCATATGTACTGTTTGAGAGAGATTCCATCGCGAAAGGGACTGGCTTACATACAGTCTCGACAGGCACTCAATTCTGTAGTCAAAATCACATCCAAGAAGAAACATCCAGAACTGATCACCTTTAAATATGGAAATAGCAATACTTCAGGCATAGAAATTTTGGCAGTTGAAAG gtatttgaTTCCAAATGCAGGTGATGCTACCAAAGCCATAAAACAACAGATCATGAAAGTATTGGATGCCTTGGAGAGTTAA
- the TBC1D23 gene encoding TBC1 domain family member 23 isoform X5 — MAEGEEVLPPSSSWEKDLADALEEGGCDLETVRNIIQGRQLPADLRAKVWKIALNVVGKGDSLASWDGSLDLPEQSIIHKDCQELIDQLSVPEEEKSVLLLDIESVITFYCKSRNVKYSSCLGWIHLLKPLVHLRLPRSDLYNCFYAIMNKFIPRDCFMKGRPFHLFRLLLQYHEPELCSFLDTKKMTPDSYALNWLGSLFSYYCSAEVTQAIWDGYLQQADPFFIYFLMLIILVNAKDVILAQESDKEEMIKFLETSPANLDLEDIEDLFSLAQYYCSKTPASFRKDNHSLFGSSLLGLKDDDTDLSQALCLAISVSEILQANQQQGEGVRFFVVDCRPAEQYNAGHLSTAFHLDSDLMLQNPSEFAQSVKSLLEAQKQSIESGSVAGGEHLCFMGSGREEEDMYMNMVLAHFLQKNKEYVSIAKGGFMALQQHLADINVEGPENGYGHWIASTSGSRSSINSSVDGDSPNGSSDGKGVKSLVNKMTVALKTKSVNVKEKVISFIENTSTPVDRIPFNIPWPDRASLERHVSSSDRVGKPYRGVKPVFSIGDEEEYDTDEIDSSSMSDDDRKEVVNIQTWINKPDVKYNFPCNEVKENGHMFPSHLLVTATHMYCLREIPSRKGLAYIQSRQALNSVVKITSKKKHPELITFKYGNSNTSGIEILAVERYLIPNAGDATKAIKQQIMKVLDALES, encoded by the exons GGAAAAAGATCTTGCAGACGCTTTAGAagaaggaggctgtgatcttGAAACTGTGAGAAACATCATTCAAGGAAGGCAATTGCCTGCTGATCTGAGGGCCAAAGTCTGGAAG attgcACTTAATGTTGTAGGAAAGGGGGACAGCCTAGCATCCTGGGATGGCTCTTTAGACCTACCTGAACAGAGTATAATTCATAAGGATTGCCAAGAGCTAATTG ACCAGTTGTCAGTGCCAGAAGAGGAGAAGTCGGTATTACTTTTGGATATTGAGTCTGTTATTACTTTTTATTGCAAATCACGCAATGTTAAATACAGTTCTTGCCTCGGCTGGATACATCTACTTAAACCTCTGGTGCACCTTCGTTTGCCACGCAGTGATTTGTACAACTGCTTTTATGCTATCATGAATAAATTCATTCCAAG GGATTGTTTTATGAAGGGAAGACCGTTTCATCTATTTAGACTGCTTCTTCAGTACCATGAGCCTGAACTCTGCTCTTTTCTTGATACTAAGAAGATGACTCCAGACTCATATGCACTCAACTGG CTTGGAAGCCTCTTCTCATATTACTGTTCAGCTGAAGTCACTCAGGCAATATGGGATGGATATCTACAACAAGCAGATCcattctttatttatttcttaatgttaATCATCCTTGTCAATGCAAA AGACGTTATCTTAGCACAAGAATCagataaagaagaaatgatAA AATTCTTAGAAACTTCACCAGCCAATCTTGATTTAGAGGATATAGAAGATCTCTTCTCTTTGGCACAATATTACTGTAGCAAAACTCCAGCTTCTTTCAGGAAG GACAACCACAGTCTTTTTGGCAGCAGCTTGCTGGGCCTCAAAGATGATGACACAGACTTGAGCCAGGCTCTCTGTCTAGCAATTTCTGTGTCTGAGATTCTTCAAGCAAATCAGCAACAAGGA gaaggaGTAAGGTTCTTTGTAGTGGATTGTCGTCCTGCAGAGCAATACAATGCTGGGCATTTATCAACAGCATTTCATTTAGACTCAGATTTG ATGCTTCAAAACCCATCAGAATTTGCACAGTCTGTAAAATCCCTATTGGAAGCACAAAAACAATCTATTGAGTCTGGCTCCGTAGCTGGTGGGGAACATCTCTGCTTCATGGGAAGtggcagggaagaagaagaTATGTATATGAACATGGTGCTAGCACACTTCTTACAG aaaaataaggaGTATGTAAGCATTGCCAAAGGAGGATTTATGG CCCTTCAGCAGCACTTAGCAGATATCAATGTGGAAGGACCGGAAAATGGATATGGCCACTGGATTGCTAGTACCTCAGGCTCAAGAAGTAGCATAAACTCGTCTGTTGAT GGTGATTCTCCTAATGGTTCAAGTGATGGAAAAGGAGTAAAATCCCTGGTGAATAAAATGACAGTTGCTTTGAAGACTAAATCTGtgaatgtgaaagaaaaagttattaGTTTTATTGAAAATACATCTACTCCAGTGGACAG AATACCTTTCAATATTCCCTGGCCAGACAGAGCAAGCCTGGAGCG ACATGTCAGCAGCAGTGACAGAGTAGGAAAACCCTACCGTGGTGTGAAACCAGTATTCAGCATCGGAGATGAAGAAGAATATGATACCG ATGAAATTGATAGCTCCTCAATGTCAGATGATGATCGAAAAGAGGTCGTCAACATCCAAACATGGATAAATAAACCTGATGTGAAGTATAACTTCCCCTGtaatgaagtaaaagaaaatggacaTATGTTTCCCAG tCATCTCCTAGTAACAGCAACTCATATGTACTGTTTGAGAGAGATTCCATCGCGAAAGGGACTGGCTTACATACAGTCTCGACAGGCACTCAATTCTGTAGTCAAAATCACATCCAAGAAGAAACATCCAGAACTGATCACCTTTAAATATGGAAATAGCAATACTTCAGGCATAGAAATTTTGGCAGTTGAAAG gtatttgaTTCCAAATGCAGGTGATGCTACCAAAGCCATAAAACAACAGATCATGAAAGTATTGGATGCCTTGGAGAGTTAA
- the TBC1D23 gene encoding TBC1 domain family member 23 isoform X1, producing MEPLKQSAEAIREIVKEKDLADALEEGGCDLETVRNIIQGRQLPADLRAKVWKIALNVVGKGDSLASWDGSLDLPEQSIIHKDCQELIDQLSVPEEEKSVLLLDIESVITFYCKSRNVKYSSCLGWIHLLKPLVHLRLPRSDLYNCFYAIMNKFIPRDCFMKGRPFHLFRLLLQYHEPELCSFLDTKKMTPDSYALNWLGSLFSYYCSAEVTQAIWDGYLQQADPFFIYFLMLIILVNAKDVILAQESDKEEMIKFLETSPANLDLEDIEDLFSLAQYYCSKTPASFRKDNHSLFGSSLLGLKDDDTDLSQALCLAISVSEILQANQQQGEGVRFFVVDCRPAEQYNAGHLSTAFHLDSDLMLQNPSEFAQSVKSLLEAQKQSIESGSVAGGEHLCFMGSGREEEDMYMNMVLAHFLQKNKEYVSIAKGGFMALQQHLADINVEGPENGYGHWIASTSGSRSSINSSVDGDSPNGSSDGKGVKSLVNKMTVALKTKSVNVKEKVISFIENTSTPVDRIPFNIPWPDRASLERHVSSSDRVGKPYRGVKPVFSIGDEEEYDTDEIDSSSMSDDDRKEVVNIQTWINKPDVKYNFPCNEVKENGHMFPSHLLVTATHMYCLREIPSRKGLAYIQSRQALNSVVKITSKKKHPELITFKYGNSNTSGIEILAVERYLIPNAGDATKAIKQQIMKVLDALES from the exons ATGGAACCGTTGAAACAGTCTGCAGAAGCTATCAGAGAGATTGTAAA GGAAAAAGATCTTGCAGACGCTTTAGAagaaggaggctgtgatcttGAAACTGTGAGAAACATCATTCAAGGAAGGCAATTGCCTGCTGATCTGAGGGCCAAAGTCTGGAAG attgcACTTAATGTTGTAGGAAAGGGGGACAGCCTAGCATCCTGGGATGGCTCTTTAGACCTACCTGAACAGAGTATAATTCATAAGGATTGCCAAGAGCTAATTG ACCAGTTGTCAGTGCCAGAAGAGGAGAAGTCGGTATTACTTTTGGATATTGAGTCTGTTATTACTTTTTATTGCAAATCACGCAATGTTAAATACAGTTCTTGCCTCGGCTGGATACATCTACTTAAACCTCTGGTGCACCTTCGTTTGCCACGCAGTGATTTGTACAACTGCTTTTATGCTATCATGAATAAATTCATTCCAAG GGATTGTTTTATGAAGGGAAGACCGTTTCATCTATTTAGACTGCTTCTTCAGTACCATGAGCCTGAACTCTGCTCTTTTCTTGATACTAAGAAGATGACTCCAGACTCATATGCACTCAACTGG CTTGGAAGCCTCTTCTCATATTACTGTTCAGCTGAAGTCACTCAGGCAATATGGGATGGATATCTACAACAAGCAGATCcattctttatttatttcttaatgttaATCATCCTTGTCAATGCAAA AGACGTTATCTTAGCACAAGAATCagataaagaagaaatgatAA AATTCTTAGAAACTTCACCAGCCAATCTTGATTTAGAGGATATAGAAGATCTCTTCTCTTTGGCACAATATTACTGTAGCAAAACTCCAGCTTCTTTCAGGAAG GACAACCACAGTCTTTTTGGCAGCAGCTTGCTGGGCCTCAAAGATGATGACACAGACTTGAGCCAGGCTCTCTGTCTAGCAATTTCTGTGTCTGAGATTCTTCAAGCAAATCAGCAACAAGGA gaaggaGTAAGGTTCTTTGTAGTGGATTGTCGTCCTGCAGAGCAATACAATGCTGGGCATTTATCAACAGCATTTCATTTAGACTCAGATTTG ATGCTTCAAAACCCATCAGAATTTGCACAGTCTGTAAAATCCCTATTGGAAGCACAAAAACAATCTATTGAGTCTGGCTCCGTAGCTGGTGGGGAACATCTCTGCTTCATGGGAAGtggcagggaagaagaagaTATGTATATGAACATGGTGCTAGCACACTTCTTACAG aaaaataaggaGTATGTAAGCATTGCCAAAGGAGGATTTATGG CCCTTCAGCAGCACTTAGCAGATATCAATGTGGAAGGACCGGAAAATGGATATGGCCACTGGATTGCTAGTACCTCAGGCTCAAGAAGTAGCATAAACTCGTCTGTTGAT GGTGATTCTCCTAATGGTTCAAGTGATGGAAAAGGAGTAAAATCCCTGGTGAATAAAATGACAGTTGCTTTGAAGACTAAATCTGtgaatgtgaaagaaaaagttattaGTTTTATTGAAAATACATCTACTCCAGTGGACAG AATACCTTTCAATATTCCCTGGCCAGACAGAGCAAGCCTGGAGCG ACATGTCAGCAGCAGTGACAGAGTAGGAAAACCCTACCGTGGTGTGAAACCAGTATTCAGCATCGGAGATGAAGAAGAATATGATACCG ATGAAATTGATAGCTCCTCAATGTCAGATGATGATCGAAAAGAGGTCGTCAACATCCAAACATGGATAAATAAACCTGATGTGAAGTATAACTTCCCCTGtaatgaagtaaaagaaaatggacaTATGTTTCCCAG tCATCTCCTAGTAACAGCAACTCATATGTACTGTTTGAGAGAGATTCCATCGCGAAAGGGACTGGCTTACATACAGTCTCGACAGGCACTCAATTCTGTAGTCAAAATCACATCCAAGAAGAAACATCCAGAACTGATCACCTTTAAATATGGAAATAGCAATACTTCAGGCATAGAAATTTTGGCAGTTGAAAG gtatttgaTTCCAAATGCAGGTGATGCTACCAAAGCCATAAAACAACAGATCATGAAAGTATTGGATGCCTTGGAGAGTTAA